In the Pseudolabrys taiwanensis genome, one interval contains:
- a CDS encoding DNA-binding transcriptional regulator, whose translation MPSYAPVKSVLKTLDLLKELNRQNINSVDNLHRALGLPKPTIVRLLETLIADGYVTNDKRQGGYRITSQVQSLSCGFQGDAPVVEVGRPWAIDFTRRYRWPVAIAVLDKDAVSVRLSTIADSPVSPMHATINRRLQLLTRALGRAYLAFCPRSERDLLLSFLMKSSDPEDAGARDRRTTLAMLRRVRALGFAERSPVVEPTSSTTLAVPIMRGKNVLATLGMTYFRSVMSNKEAHGRYIPALQETARNIEKSVVALDRQSTRR comes from the coding sequence ATGCCTTCCTACGCGCCCGTCAAATCCGTGCTGAAGACGCTCGATCTGCTCAAGGAGCTCAACCGGCAGAACATCAATTCGGTCGACAATCTGCATCGCGCGTTGGGCCTGCCGAAGCCGACCATCGTCCGTCTCCTGGAGACGCTCATCGCCGACGGCTACGTCACCAACGACAAGCGTCAGGGCGGCTATCGCATCACCTCTCAGGTGCAATCGCTCAGCTGTGGATTTCAGGGCGACGCGCCGGTGGTGGAGGTCGGGCGGCCCTGGGCGATCGATTTCACCCGGCGCTATCGCTGGCCGGTCGCCATCGCCGTCCTCGACAAGGACGCCGTATCCGTGCGCTTGAGCACGATCGCCGACAGTCCGGTGTCGCCGATGCACGCCACCATCAATCGGCGCTTGCAGTTGCTGACGCGCGCGCTCGGCCGCGCCTATCTCGCCTTTTGCCCGCGGTCGGAACGCGACCTGCTCTTGAGCTTCCTGATGAAGTCATCCGACCCGGAGGATGCGGGCGCGCGCGACCGCAGGACGACACTCGCCATGCTGCGCCGCGTCCGCGCGCTCGGCTTTGCCGAACGCTCGCCCGTGGTCGAGCCGACGTCGTCCACGACCCTGGCGGTGCCCATCATGCGCGGCAAGAACGTGCTCGCGACACTCGGCATGACCTATTTCCGCTCGGTCATGTCGAACAAAGAGGCGCATGGCCGCTACATTCCGGCCCTTCAGGAGACGGCGCGGAACATCGAGAAGAGCGTCGTCGCGCTCGACCGGCAATCGACGCGGCGCTAG